The proteins below come from a single Drosophila busckii strain San Diego stock center, stock number 13000-0081.31 chromosome X, ASM1175060v1, whole genome shotgun sequence genomic window:
- the LOC108606192 gene encoding achaete-scute complex protein T3: MTSICSSNNYQHFQLSNGNIMLQQQQQQFALLQQQQQQQQQQHQLLAPKPLPLGNSQLQNMQHVAGQLKKYYNNNLPHFGGSNDSSDPQVTPSVQRRNARERNRVKQVNNGFVNLRQHLPQTVINTLSHGGRGASKKLSKVDTLRIAVEYIRGLQDMLEGQESTRRLFTTSGGGGGNSSSDESSSNSSYQDQDQDYTHYQAPHSYHSASPTPSYSDSDLSGSYVKQEQEEEQQQLPLQQQFKFESFDSFSDEQPDDEELLDYISSWQEQ, encoded by the coding sequence atgacgagcatctgcagcagcaacaactatcAGCACTTTCAACTGAGCAATGGCAACAttatgctgcagcaacagcagcaacaatttgcattgctgcaacagcagcagcagcagcagcaacagcaacatcaattgCTGGCACCCAAGCCACTGCCACTGGGCAATAGTCAGCTGCAGAACATGCAACACGTTGCCGGTCAGCTGAAGAagtactacaacaacaacttgccaCACTTTGGCggcagcaacgacagcagTGATCCACAAGTGACACCATCCGTGCAACGTCGCAATGCACGCGAGCGCAATCGCGTCAAGCAGGTGAACAACGGATTTGTCAACTTGCGTCAGCACTTGCCACAAACAGTGATCAACACATTGTCGCATGGTGGACGCGGCGCCAGCAAGAAACTCTCCAAGGTCGACACACTGCGCATTGCCGTTGAATATATCCGTGGACTGCAGGACATGCTGGAAGGACAAGAGTCGACGCGTCGTCTCTTCACCaccagcggcggcggcggcggcaacagcagcagcgatgagagcagcagcaacagcagctaccaAGATCAGGACCAGGACTACACTCACTACCAGGCGCCACATTCCTATCACTCTGCCTCACCCACGCCCAGCTACAGCGACTCCGATCTTAGTGGCAGCTATGTCAAGCAGgagcaagaagaagagcaacagcaattgccactgcaacaacaattcaaattcGAATCCTTTGACAGCTTCAGCGACGAGCAGCCCGACGATGAGGAGCTGCTCGACTACATCAGCTCCTGGCAGGAACAGTGA
- the LOC108606146 gene encoding achaete-scute complex protein T4, whose amino-acid sequence MSSAELFPTTIGGATKMFRYQHIMPAPELKLNNNNINNAASGNNNNNNNSLSIKTRKYTPRGMALAAAAAAASGATSNVAAAAAASTAPYAVDQSQSVQRRNARERNRVKQVNNSFARLRQHIPQTIIADLTKGGGRGPHKKISKVDTLRIAVEYIRRLQDLVDDLNGGATSSSQSASAAALAQLNLCLDESSSNSSRSSSASSHSSSQSSQHSQEQLYYATTLQQQQQLQRQQFPHQPLTTIDLNSNTPAAGNTCHSPTSSFNSSMSFDSGTFEAAPQQLSSACNSSSSSSSNSAQLQLKFEPYEHFQLDEEDCTTPDDEEILDYISLWQEQ is encoded by the coding sequence atgtccAGCGCTGAACTATTTCCAACGACCATCGGTGGCGCCACCAAAATGTTTCGCTATCAGCACATAATGCCGGCGCCagagcttaaattaaataacaataatattaataatgcagctagtggcaacaacaacaacaacaacaacagtttgaGCATCAAGACACGCAAATATACGCCGCGTGGCatggcgctggctgctgctgctgctgctgccagtggcGCCACcagcaatgttgctgctgctgctgctgcatcgaCTGCGCCCTACGCTGTCGATCAATCGCAGTCTGTGCAGCGGCGCAACGCACGCGAACGCAATCGGGTGAAGCAGGTGAACAACAGTTTTGCTCGCTTGCGTCAACATATTCCCCAGACGATTATTGCGGATCTAACCAAGGGCGGCGGACGTGGACCGCATAAGAAAATCAGCAAGGTCGACACGCTGCGCATTGCCGTTGAGTATATCAGACGCCTGCAAGATTTGGTGGATGATCTGAACGGtggcgccaccagcagcagccaaagcgctAGCGCCGCTGCCCTGGCTCAGCTGAATCTGTGCCTAgacgagagcagcagcaatagctcgagaagcagcagcgccagctcccACAGCAGTTCACAGAGCAGCCAGCACAGTCAGGAGCAGCTCTACTATGCCACaacgctgcagcaacagcagcagctgcaacgccAGCAATTTCCACATCAGCCGCTGACCACAATCGATTTGAACAGCAACACGCCCGCTGCTGGCAACACTTGCCACTCGCCCACATCCTCGTTCAACTCCAGCATGAGCTTCGACTCCGGCACCTTTGAGGCGGCGCCACAGCAACTGTCCAGCGCCTGCAACTCAtcctcgagcagcagcagcaacagcgcccaGCTGCAACTCAAGTTCGAGCCCTATGAGCATTTCCAGCTGGACGAGGAAGATTGCACCACGCCGGATGATGAGGAAATACTTGACTACATCAGCTTGTGGCAGGAGCAGtaa